From the Drechmeria coniospora strain ARSEF 6962 chromosome 02, whole genome shotgun sequence genome, the window gccgccgccgagggcgaatCCGTTGACGGCCGCGATGACGGGTTTCTTGCCCAGACGCCGGCTGAGGCCCATGAAGGCACCGGGCGGGAATGTGGGCATCGTGGGCAtcgacggctcgtcggccgacgcccGCCGTTCGGCCTGCTCCTTGAGATCCTGACCGCAGCAGAAGGCGCGTCTGCCGCggccggtgacgacggcgacgcggagcgagggctcgtcgtcgaaccaGCGCCACAGCCTCTCGCCCTCCCAATggccggccatggtgatGGCGTTCATGCTGGCCTCCCGGTCGATGGCGACCATGAGGACGTGCCGAGCCGGGTAGCTCAGCACGTAAGTGGGCGTGTCCGGGGGTTGGGACGAGAGCTggtcggccatgatggcacGTTTTGCCActtgacgatgacggtgatgACGAAGCGAAGGCATCTACGCACGGCGAGGTGGTAGGTACCGCTGCGAGCTGCTGTAGGCACTCGGAAGTAAGGGgtacgagcagcagcaagtactgtataatTTGCATAGGTACCTGCGTCGGAGGCAGCTCAGTAGCAGTGCGGCGATGGAGACGTCGGTACCTCGTGCTAGGGGCAGCCGTGTTACCGAGGACAACATGTGCGCCGCTGGCTCAGGTACACCGTACCTGGATTACCTCGTGGTGTAGGTAcagggtacggagcagggaGCAGAcccaagtgcggagtacttgtacatgtactgtattgtgCTGTAGTATGAATAATTGTTAGCACCtcgttgtactgtaagtactgtaagtactgtagttgtgctgtaATAGTTGAACGTTGaaaatgtactccgtacaagcaagtacaggtggtgtacttactaggtCTTACGTGGTAGGAATatgtaaatgtacatgtactcgttcGAGGTACCGGGTATTAATTAGTGCTCTACAGAGTACTGAGCCGCACGATGGCACTATGATGCGGGGGAGCCCCCACTGAAGCATCCGCTAGCCAGGGTTCTCCAAACCCCCCATCGGGTGCGGCGCCAGCGGATCGCGGCCTCGGGCGGATTCCACAGGGTCCGATTGAATGAGTTGTGACAGCACCAAAGGTGGTAGCCCGCCAGAACCCCGCACAtgatacagtacaagcatcGTCCTGGTACCTGACCACAGCGACTCcaacagcacatgtacaactactttgTATAATACTGCTAGGTAATACCAAGTAGTGCTTACTAGGTtcctagtacctagcactgAGTTCTATCCTAGGTACACTtgcactgcacgtacaggtaggtaggtactgcaGAGCCTTCAGTATGAACCACAGTGCTAACAGGCGCCGCGTTCAGGTCAGCGGGAGTACTTTGGTGCTGCGCGGTAGGGGTGATGCCAGCCTTGGGCATGTCACATGTCTTCTCGCCACCGAGAGCGTCGGTGGGCGAAATGCATCGTTCGCCGTTTGCACGTCAACTCTTGCCTCCATATTTCTCAGCCATCCTATATCGTCGAGCAAGCAGCTCGTTTGGGCCTCtaccatggcgacgatggtctcgaagccggccgtacccatcatcgtcggcgtcggtgactTCCGCAACAAGTCGCTCCAAGTCCAGGACGCCATGGAGCCGGCACAGCTCATGGTCAAGGCCGTAGAGTCTGCCATCGCGGACACGGGCCTAGGCGATGCGTCTCGAAAGGAGCTGCTCTCCCACGTCGACAGCCTACGGATCGTGCCGACCTGGACCTGGGCCTACCGTGACCTtgcctccctcgtcgccggccgtcttGGCATCGAGCCCTCCCACACCGAGTCTGGCTACCACGGCGGCAACCAACCGGCCTTGCAATGCGACAAGGCGGCGAAGGCCAtcgcggcgagggagagctCCGTGGCCATCttggcgggcggcgaggccctcGCATCTCGTGAGTCCGGCCGGCAGCGCGCCGGACCATGGGCAGTCGGTAACGTGATTCGCAGTCGCCGCCTGTCAGAAAGCCGGGCAGAACCCTCCTCCCGGGTGGCCGGAGCAGGACCCGGACGGCAAGAATCTCGGGTCCATCGACATGTCCATCCTGCGCGAGAGTGAGTGAGCGACATGTctggcgagcgagcgcgGCTGAGCGGCATCAACAGGCGTGGGGACGCGGCACTCGATGGGGCTTCCCATTCACGTCTATCCCCTCTACGAGAACAGCCGGCGAGCGCACCGAAGGCAGACGGCGGACCGCAACTCGCACGAATCGGCAACCATGTACGCGGCCTTTGACCGAATCGCTTCCAAGAACGAGCACTCGTGGAACTACggggagccgacgaggagcgccGAGGTCATTGGAACCATTTCGAAGCGGAATCGCATGATTTGTGAGCCCTGTGCGTCacccccttccccctcccGTCCCAGCAGGGTCCCTCCCTATCCGGCCGGCCACGGGGAAAGGGCGTGAGCCTACGGTGGATTGACACGACGAGGAAGATCCGCTGCTCATGAATGCGTTCAACATGGTCAATTTATCCGCTGCCTGCGTCTTGACCTCGACCGAATTGGCCGACAAAATCGGCATTCCGCAGGACAAATGGATCTACGTCCTCGGGGGCGCCGGAACGCACGAAGAAGAGAATTGTACTGCATGACCGGTCCCGTCGCAGATGGATGGACCATGTCGAGGTGCTGACGCGGCCTAGTCTGGGAACGACGGCACTATCACCAGAGCTCGGCAATTTCTCAGTCGATCGATGCGGCGCTGAACGTCTCGGGCCTCACCAAGGAGGACATTGACTGCTACGACTTTTACTCGCAAGTGCCTTCGTTTTCGTCTGCCGTTCTGGATGGCATCGGGCTAACGGCGCGACGTCAGCTGCTTCCCCATCGTGCCCAAGCTGGCGTGCGATCATCTCGgcctctcgacgacggcggcggggaaaCCGATCACGCTGCTCGGTGGCTTGACATCGTTTGGCGGCGCAGGAAACAACTATTCGATGCATGCAAGTCGCCTCGTCCGACACGACAGCCACGGCGACTGAGGATGTGGTGGCTGACAA encodes:
- a CDS encoding thiolase — its product is MATMVSKPAVPIIVGVGDFRNKSLQVQDAMEPAQLMVKAVESAIADTGLGDASRKELLSHVDSLRIVPTWTWAYRDLASLVAGRLGIEPSHTESGYHGGNQPALQCDKAAKAIAARESSVAILAGGEALASLAACQKAGQNPPPGWPEQDPDGKNLGSIDMSILRESVGTRHSMGLPIHVYPLYENSRRAHRRQTADRNSHESATMYAAFDRIASKNEHSWNYGEPTRSAEVIGTISKRNRMIFWERRHYHQSSAISQSIDAALNVSGLTKEDIDCYDFYSQVPSFSSAVLDGIGLTARRQLLPHRAQAGVRSSRPLDDGGGETDHAARWLDIPRRLRMWWLTTRQAINAMTRELRAGRGKNGLILANGGMLTHQHALCLSAKAPSDERGYPTSNPLPPIAGRSTRPFVETAEGRGTIEVGLTWPGTVLMGELTNDALQTYTVEYDRQGSPAMGLIVGVLQTGERFLANHGDEQTLAQLASSSVEHVGQAIRVRPSEGGRNLFTLDWRTNL